Proteins found in one Paenibacillus dendritiformis genomic segment:
- a CDS encoding fibronectin type III domain-containing protein — MKELRRTGNRMLCLLMAFMLAVIHVPGPAAAEGDQQQLLAQQEAIAQWVFKDAGDNGIFPAASGAYKNAALFKNVGGTYEYYSDNAITYQGWDRGVGTKYWLATVPTTGFKNITVSSTQTSSGTGPRDFKAQFSLDNRTWTDIQGGVLKMETHNFNCKNNACKLINKPLPKEANNEPLLYVRWVVNSDARTSGESGGVGSAGSSRIKDVRIAGERIDGSGHTPRLVNMTFNGDPKTSIALAWYTDQMTGTVLQVVEASKMQGSEFPVQEALVFNGSAEAIKTFMSAKDREKKKYTTFISHRASAVNLKPGTAYKYRVGNGDDAGWSRIGSFTTDAAGNQPYHFIVGSDSQASKLSAFEKWQDTFRKAIDQIGDPKFLINVGDLVDNGDLEEQWQWMLGVAQEELAQVPFVPVLGGHEVQDYDGDETTPNRNFYNHFNVPLSAGVNGAHEGSIYSFEYGDALFLVINSQFEGELKSNGKDVDWADDEFWAQLDWMRLQVAKTDKKWKFVSLHKGPYSAGDNAGQWEDGRIQFYKKYLVPVFDEMGIDIVFEAHDHMYMRSYQMLNDVPVKNVPKDGQGRVLNPPGSIYLMPNSLGEKFYTKYPGYNDYFAAINEQPFKKMFVDVSIADDVLKLTAYTADKAKPAVYDEYAIKRTDGKPDKVEQAKLTFSGKRADLSWKMPSSSSEPVRGFRIYEKNGQAGTNWSAYIPAAAGQTQYTHSVNNLDSSRSYEFIIKAVGTRNNSDPVYVKR; from the coding sequence GTGAAGGAATTGAGACGAACAGGAAATCGCATGCTATGCCTGCTGATGGCATTCATGCTGGCTGTCATCCATGTCCCGGGACCCGCCGCGGCGGAAGGAGATCAGCAACAGCTGCTTGCGCAGCAGGAAGCGATTGCCCAATGGGTATTCAAGGATGCGGGAGACAACGGAATTTTTCCCGCGGCCTCCGGGGCTTACAAGAATGCCGCATTATTCAAGAATGTGGGCGGGACCTATGAATACTACAGCGACAACGCGATTACGTACCAAGGCTGGGATCGCGGGGTAGGGACGAAATATTGGCTCGCGACGGTGCCGACCACCGGCTTCAAAAATATTACGGTATCGTCGACCCAGACCTCTTCAGGCACGGGGCCGCGGGATTTCAAGGCGCAATTCAGTCTCGATAACCGGACATGGACCGACATCCAGGGCGGCGTTCTTAAGATGGAGACCCATAATTTTAACTGTAAAAATAACGCATGCAAGCTGATCAACAAGCCGCTTCCGAAGGAGGCCAACAACGAGCCGCTGCTCTATGTACGGTGGGTTGTCAATTCGGATGCAAGAACATCCGGGGAGTCGGGCGGCGTCGGCAGCGCCGGCTCCAGCCGCATCAAAGACGTGCGCATCGCGGGCGAGCGCATTGATGGTTCGGGGCATACGCCGCGGCTCGTCAATATGACGTTCAACGGCGATCCGAAGACGAGCATTGCGCTCGCCTGGTATACGGATCAGATGACGGGCACGGTGCTGCAGGTCGTGGAAGCGTCCAAAATGCAGGGAAGCGAATTCCCTGTCCAAGAGGCGCTGGTCTTCAACGGCAGCGCGGAAGCGATCAAGACGTTCATGAGCGCCAAGGATCGCGAGAAGAAAAAGTATACGACCTTCATCAGCCACCGCGCTTCCGCCGTCAACCTGAAGCCGGGCACCGCTTACAAGTACCGGGTCGGTAACGGGGATGACGCAGGCTGGAGCCGGATTGGAAGCTTCACGACTGATGCCGCGGGCAATCAGCCGTACCACTTCATCGTCGGATCCGATTCCCAAGCTTCGAAGCTGTCCGCCTTCGAGAAGTGGCAGGACACGTTCCGTAAAGCCATTGACCAGATCGGCGATCCGAAATTCCTGATCAACGTCGGCGACCTGGTCGACAACGGCGATTTGGAGGAGCAGTGGCAGTGGATGCTGGGCGTCGCTCAGGAAGAATTGGCTCAGGTTCCTTTCGTTCCGGTGCTCGGAGGGCATGAAGTGCAGGATTATGACGGCGACGAGACGACGCCGAACCGGAACTTCTATAATCATTTCAACGTGCCGCTTAGCGCCGGGGTGAACGGGGCGCATGAAGGCTCGATTTACTCGTTCGAATATGGCGACGCGCTCTTCCTCGTCATCAATTCGCAGTTCGAGGGCGAGCTGAAGTCCAACGGCAAGGATGTCGATTGGGCGGATGACGAGTTCTGGGCCCAACTGGATTGGATGCGGCTCCAGGTCGCCAAGACGGATAAGAAGTGGAAGTTCGTGTCGCTTCACAAAGGCCCATATTCGGCAGGCGACAACGCAGGTCAATGGGAGGACGGCCGGATTCAATTTTATAAAAAATATCTCGTTCCGGTGTTCGATGAGATGGGCATCGATATCGTGTTCGAGGCGCACGACCACATGTATATGCGTTCGTATCAGATGCTGAACGACGTTCCGGTGAAGAACGTGCCGAAGGATGGGCAGGGCCGCGTGCTGAACCCGCCGGGAAGCATCTATCTGATGCCGAATTCCCTCGGCGAGAAATTTTACACGAAGTATCCGGGCTATAATGATTATTTTGCGGCCATTAATGAGCAGCCGTTCAAGAAAATGTTCGTCGATGTCTCGATTGCGGATGATGTGCTCAAGCTGACGGCCTATACGGCGGACAAGGCGAAGCCGGCCGTCTATGACGAGTACGCGATTAAGCGCACGGACGGCAAGCCGGACAAGGTCGAGCAGGCGAAGCTCACCTTCAGCGGCAAGCGGGCCGATCTCTCGTGGAAGATGCCTTCTTCCAGCTCCGAGCCGGTCAGAGGCTTCCGCATCTATGAGAAGAACGGCCAGGCTGGCACCAACTGGAGCGCCTATATTCCGGCGGCCGCAGGACAGACCCAATATACGCACTCCGTGAACAACCTCGATTCGAGCCGTTCCTATGAGTTCATTATTAAAGCGGTCGGCACGCGGAACAACTCGGATCCGGTGTACGTGAAGCGGTAA